A part of Helicobacter fennelliae genomic DNA contains:
- the yejB gene encoding microcin C ABC transporter permease YejB translates to MFHYLIKRLLLVIPTLLGIITLNFFIIQLSPGGPVEYMSNKLERANAANEATAGMKTSDYKASRGLDPTLIEELKIQYGFDKGIVERYILMLKHYITFDLGESYYRKISVWDLILEKMPVSISLGLFSTLLIYLVSIPLGIYKAQHNGSFIDSFSSLIIVVLNAIPAFLFGILLIVLFAGGNYFDIFPLRGLVSDDFESLGVLDKIKDYLWHITLPVVCLSIGGFASLTLLSKNSFLEEMQKNYVLTAYAKGASSQRVLYSHIFRNAMLLVISSFPVTFLSVFMSGSLLIEIIFSLDGLGLLGYESILSRDYPVVFGTLYVFTLFSLLITIINDFIYTLIDPKINFDAQ, encoded by the coding sequence ATGTTTCACTATCTCATCAAACGCCTATTGCTCGTGATTCCCACACTTTTAGGCATTATCACGCTTAATTTTTTTATCATACAGCTTTCACCCGGCGGTCCTGTCGAATATATGAGCAATAAACTTGAGCGCGCAAATGCGGCTAATGAAGCGACAGCAGGAATGAAAACAAGCGATTATAAGGCTTCACGAGGGCTTGATCCTACACTCATTGAGGAGCTCAAAATCCAATACGGATTTGATAAGGGCATTGTTGAGCGATATATTTTGATGTTGAAACATTACATAACTTTTGATTTAGGTGAGAGCTATTATCGTAAAATAAGCGTGTGGGATTTGATTTTGGAGAAAATGCCTGTCTCTATTTCGCTTGGGCTTTTTAGCACATTGTTGATTTATCTTGTCTCGATTCCACTTGGAATCTACAAAGCCCAGCACAATGGAAGTTTTATCGATAGCTTTTCGTCATTAATTATTGTCGTGCTGAATGCAATTCCAGCATTTTTGTTTGGAATCTTGCTTATTGTGCTTTTTGCAGGGGGCAATTATTTTGATATTTTTCCGCTTCGTGGGCTTGTGAGTGATGATTTTGAGTCTTTGGGGGTGCTTGACAAAATCAAAGATTATCTTTGGCATATCACTTTGCCTGTTGTGTGTTTATCGATTGGAGGCTTTGCAAGTTTGACGCTTTTGAGTAAAAATTCATTCCTAGAAGAAATGCAAAAAAATTATGTGCTGACAGCCTATGCCAAAGGAGCAAGCTCACAGCGAGTTTTGTATAGTCATATTTTTCGCAATGCTATGTTACTTGTGATCTCATCATTTCCGGTGACGTTTTTGAGTGTGTTTATGAGCGGAAGCTTGCTGATAGAGATTATTTTTAGTTTGGACGGGCTTGGGCTTTTGGGGTATGAAAGCATTTTGAGTCGCGATTATCCGGTGGTATTTGGCACGCTTTATGTTTTTACGCTTTTTAGTCTTCTTATCACCATTATCAATGACTTTATTTACACGCTCATTGATCCAAAGATTAATTTTGATGCACAATAA
- a CDS encoding spermidine synthase, with amino-acid sequence MWLNRQVGQNFRQEYIIEEKLLDVRSEHILEIFKSQNFGQIAMIDERHILIEKFLYVESELLAHIPSCCIKEDYGYKKALLTGGFCLEIAYELLKHNIDVDFLQSDEKVLHSFISFFPHFTQTTQNPKFHLYAKTIELPLEKYDVIIHQGTPNAHEIDGLQRMLTPQGIFIHRLAHPYIQEDKCIALLQNLDGFFEIVMPFFAPFSLFDDRVYVFASKQTHPLADMWLQKVDMLSDLRYYNADIHQAAFSMPTHIAKSLQGIIKN; translated from the coding sequence ATGTGGCTGAATAGACAAGTTGGGCAAAATTTCAGGCAAGAATACATCATCGAAGAAAAGCTTTTAGATGTCAGAAGCGAGCACATTTTAGAGATTTTTAAAAGTCAGAATTTCGGACAAATAGCAATGATTGATGAGCGACATATTTTGATAGAGAAATTTCTGTATGTAGAGAGCGAGCTTTTGGCACACATTCCGTCATGCTGCATAAAAGAAGACTATGGCTACAAAAAAGCATTGCTTACGGGCGGATTTTGCTTAGAGATAGCGTATGAACTTTTGAAGCATAATATCGATGTGGATTTTCTCCAAAGCGATGAAAAAGTGTTGCATTCTTTTATTAGCTTTTTTCCGCATTTTACTCAAACAACGCAGAATCCAAAGTTTCATCTGTATGCAAAAACGATTGAATTGCCATTAGAAAAATATGATGTGATTATCCATCAAGGCACGCCAAATGCCCATGAGATTGATGGATTACAAAGAATGCTCACACCTCAAGGGATTTTTATCCATCGCCTTGCTCACCCTTACATTCAAGAAGACAAATGTATCGCACTGCTTCAGAATCTTGACGGATTTTTTGAGATTGTTATGCCATTTTTCGCGCCTTTTTCTTTGTTTGATGATAGGGTGTATGTTTTTGCTTCAAAGCAAACGCACCCGCTTGCTGATATGTGGCTCCAAAAAGTGGATATGCTTAGTGATTTGCGCTATTACAATGCTGATATTCATCAGGCTGCATTTAGTATGCCAACGCACATTGCTAAGAGTTTGCAAGGTATCATTAAGAATTGA
- the coaE gene encoding dephospho-CoA kinase (Dephospho-CoA kinase (CoaE) performs the final step in coenzyme A biosynthesis.): MKTSQTLQHAIAITGAIASGKSTASKIFELLGYRVICADSIAHRVLEQNAKEIINAFGAQIANQNPPNPQTDANPDINLALNPPANQASQEPQPTINRKELGKIVFADERKRKLLESILHPKIHAQILSKALELESSHQWYFLDIPLFFESGGRERYPVRYVLTIATDERTQLERVMKRDALKPCEIEQRINAQMPLQEKINASDFVIHNGGTLQDLQHKIEEFLAMIGDCDTGNK; encoded by the coding sequence TTGAAAACATCACAAACATTGCAGCATGCCATAGCCATAACAGGCGCGATAGCCAGTGGCAAATCAACCGCAAGCAAGATTTTCGAACTGCTTGGATATAGAGTTATTTGCGCAGATTCTATCGCTCATAGGGTGCTTGAGCAAAATGCCAAAGAGATTATTAATGCCTTTGGTGCACAAATAGCCAACCAAAATCCGCCAAATCCTCAAACTGACGCAAATCCTGATATAAATCTTGCTTTAAATCCGCCCGCTAATCAAGCTTCACAAGAGCCACAGCCAACAATCAATCGCAAAGAATTAGGCAAGATAGTTTTTGCTGATGAGCGCAAACGAAAGCTCCTAGAATCTATCTTGCACCCAAAAATTCACGCCCAGATTCTCTCCAAAGCATTAGAGCTAGAAAGCTCGCACCAGTGGTATTTTTTGGATATTCCATTGTTTTTTGAGAGTGGTGGAAGGGAGCGTTATCCTGTGCGATATGTCTTGACGATCGCCACAGATGAGCGCACACAGCTTGAGCGAGTGATGAAGCGAGATGCACTTAAGCCTTGCGAGATAGAGCAGCGCATAAACGCGCAAATGCCACTTCAAGAAAAAATCAATGCCAGTGATTTTGTGATACACAATGGAGGAACTTTGCAGGATTTACAGCATAAAATCGAGGAATTTTTGGCAATGATTGGGGATTGTGATACAGGAAATAAATAA